A section of the Leptospira kobayashii genome encodes:
- a CDS encoding glycosyltransferase, which translates to MKIAIIHDWLTGMRGGEVVLDSLLKAYPTADLFTLFYSKGKLNGRIENRRITTAFTDRLPFKEKYYRYYLPLFPTAIESLDLKGYDVVLSSSHCVAKGVIPHPNTFHMSYIHSPMRYVWDMYYDYFPNRSGLKFFLFQSIANYLRTWDVASSQRVDYFTCNSHFVGKRIQKYYRRDYQVIPPPCLSEEFRVQDYSKEDYYLMVSAFAPYKKIDLAIEAFTKNKKKLVLIGGGQEETKLTKNLPSNIIWKKGIPRQEVLDYYKKARGFIFPGMEDFGITPVESQAYATPVIAYGQGGALETVIPGKTGVFFKEQTVESLNLAIQESESITYKRTEFQKSINRFTEEKFVSEIRKAVDRHK; encoded by the coding sequence ATGAAAATTGCAATCATACACGATTGGTTGACGGGAATGCGGGGGGGAGAAGTGGTTTTGGATTCTCTTCTCAAGGCATATCCTACTGCGGATCTTTTCACTTTATTTTACAGCAAAGGCAAGTTAAACGGTCGAATTGAAAATCGCAGGATCACTACCGCATTTACCGACAGACTTCCTTTCAAAGAAAAATATTATCGCTATTACCTTCCTCTTTTTCCGACGGCGATAGAGTCGCTGGATCTAAAAGGTTATGATGTGGTGCTTAGTTCTTCCCATTGTGTGGCAAAGGGAGTTATCCCTCATCCGAATACGTTTCACATGAGTTATATCCATTCTCCCATGAGATATGTTTGGGATATGTATTATGATTATTTTCCCAATCGTTCCGGATTGAAATTTTTTCTATTTCAATCGATTGCGAATTATCTTCGCACATGGGATGTAGCATCCTCACAAAGAGTGGACTATTTTACGTGTAACTCTCATTTTGTGGGAAAAAGGATTCAGAAATATTACCGAAGAGATTACCAAGTGATTCCTCCTCCTTGTTTGTCGGAAGAGTTCAGAGTACAGGATTATTCCAAAGAAGATTATTATCTGATGGTTTCCGCATTCGCTCCCTATAAAAAAATCGATCTGGCGATCGAAGCTTTTACCAAAAACAAAAAAAAACTGGTGCTCATCGGCGGCGGACAGGAAGAAACCAAACTTACCAAAAACCTCCCCTCCAATATCATTTGGAAAAAAGGAATCCCTCGCCAGGAAGTGCTTGATTATTACAAAAAGGCTCGCGGTTTTATTTTTCCGGGTATGGAAGACTTCGGAATTACCCCCGTCGAGTCTCAAGCCTATGCGACACCTGTGATTGCTTACGGCCAGGGAGGGGCTTTGGAAACTGTAATTCCCGGGAAAACGGGAGTATTTTTCAAAGAACAGACGGTCGAATCACTAAATCTTGCCATCCAAGAGTCGGAATCCATTACATATAAGCGAACGGAATTCCAAAAATCCATCAATCGGTTTACCGAAGAAAAATTCGTAAGCGAAATTCGTAAAGCAGTCGATAGACATAAGTAG